A region from the Paraurantiacibacter namhicola genome encodes:
- the rpsK gene encoding 30S ribosomal protein S11 — MAREPGRVRRRDKKNISSGVAHVNASFNNTMITITDAQGNAISWSSAGMMGFKGSRKSTPYAAQVAADDAGKKAAEHGVRTLEVEIKGPGSGRESALRALQAVGFTITSIRDVTPIPHNGVRPSKRRRV; from the coding sequence ATGGCACGCGAACCAGGCCGGGTACGGCGCCGCGACAAGAAGAACATCAGCAGTGGCGTCGCGCACGTCAATGCCAGCTTCAACAACACGATGATCACCATCACCGATGCCCAGGGCAATGCGATCAGCTGGTCCAGCGCCGGCATGATGGGCTTCAAGGGCAGCCGCAAGTCCACTCCGTATGCCGCCCAGGTGGCTGCGGACGACGCCGGCAAGAAGGCCGCCGAACACGGCGTGCGTACCCTGGAAGTCGAGATCAAGGGCCCGGGCAGCGGCCGCGAAAGCGCGCTGCGGGCTCTCCAGGCGGTGGGTTTCACCATCACCAGCATTCGCGACGTCACGCCGATCCCGCACAATGGTGTGCGGCCGTCCAAGCGTCGTCGCGTCTGA
- a CDS encoding DNA-directed RNA polymerase subunit alpha: MSVNMKNWQELKKPTQLDVKEGADKKRKATFIAEPLERGYGLTLGNALRRVLLSSLQGAAITSIKIENVLHEFSSLAGVREDVTDIVLNVKQIALKMEGEGPKRLQLSATGPGEVKAGDIAVTGDIEVLNKDLVLCHLDDGATLNMELTADTGKGYAPAVQNRPADAPIGLIPVDSLYSPIRQVSYKVDNARVGQELDYDKLNLTIETDGTVTPEDAIAYAARILQDQLTLFVHFEDGIPQPQAAMIGMAAEPQESDANQLNRYLLKKVDELELSVRSANCLKNDNIIYIGDLVQKTEAEMLRTPNFGRKSLNEIKEVLSSMGLRLGMDIPGWPPENIEEMAKKLEQELLG; the protein is encoded by the coding sequence ATGTCCGTCAATATGAAGAACTGGCAGGAACTGAAAAAGCCCACCCAGCTGGATGTGAAGGAAGGCGCCGATAAGAAGCGGAAAGCCACTTTCATCGCCGAACCTCTCGAGCGCGGCTACGGCCTGACGCTCGGCAATGCGCTGCGCCGCGTGCTGCTCTCCTCGCTGCAGGGCGCCGCTATCACCTCGATCAAGATCGAGAACGTGCTGCACGAATTCTCCAGCCTTGCCGGCGTGCGTGAAGACGTCACCGACATCGTGCTGAACGTGAAGCAGATCGCGCTGAAGATGGAAGGCGAAGGCCCCAAGCGCCTGCAGCTTTCCGCCACCGGCCCGGGCGAAGTGAAGGCTGGCGACATCGCTGTGACTGGCGACATCGAAGTGCTGAACAAGGACCTCGTCCTGTGCCACCTCGATGACGGCGCCACGCTGAACATGGAACTGACCGCAGACACCGGCAAGGGCTATGCTCCTGCCGTGCAGAACCGCCCGGCCGACGCGCCGATCGGCCTGATCCCGGTCGACAGCCTGTATTCGCCGATCCGCCAGGTCAGCTACAAGGTCGACAATGCCCGCGTCGGGCAGGAACTCGACTACGACAAGCTGAACCTGACCATCGAGACGGACGGCACGGTCACCCCGGAAGATGCCATCGCGTATGCGGCGCGCATCCTGCAGGACCAGCTGACCCTGTTCGTCCACTTCGAAGATGGCATCCCGCAGCCGCAGGCCGCCATGATCGGCATGGCAGCAGAGCCGCAGGAATCGGACGCCAACCAGCTCAACCGCTACCTCCTCAAGAAGGTGGACGAGCTGGAACTGTCCGTGCGTTCGGCCAACTGCCTGAAGAACGACAACATCATCTACATCGGCGACCTGGTCCAGAAAACCGAAGCAGAAATGCTGCGGACGCCGAACTTCGGCCGCAAGTCCTTGAACGAAATCAAGGAAGTGCTGTCCAGCATGGGCCTGCGCCTGGGCATGGACATCCCTGGCTGGCCGCCGGAGAACATTGAAGAAATGGCCAAGAAGCTCGAACAGGAACTTCTCGGCTGA
- the rplQ gene encoding 50S ribosomal protein L17 — translation MRHKISGRKLSRKSGHRKALFRNMAAALIKHEQILTTTAKAKELRPYVEKLITLAKRGGLSNRRLAAARILDAAQEKKLFEVLAERYKDRDGGYTRVIKAGFRESDAAPIAIIELVDRDEDAKGQDSGPVMSEDEYEDA, via the coding sequence ATGCGTCATAAGATTTCCGGCCGTAAGCTTTCGCGCAAGAGCGGCCACCGCAAGGCCCTGTTCCGCAACATGGCTGCCGCGCTGATCAAGCACGAGCAGATCCTGACCACCACGGCCAAGGCCAAGGAACTGCGCCCCTACGTCGAAAAGCTGATCACGCTGGCCAAGCGTGGCGGCCTCTCCAACCGCCGCCTGGCGGCTGCCCGCATCCTGGATGCTGCGCAGGAGAAGAAGCTGTTCGAGGTTCTGGCCGAGCGGTACAAGGATCGTGACGGCGGCTATACCCGCGTCATCAAGGCCGGCTTCCGCGAAAGCGACGCTGCCCCCATCGCCATCATCGAACTCGTCGACCGTGACGAAGATGCCAAGGGCCAGGACAGCGGACCGGTGATGTCGGAAGACGAATACGAAGACGCGTAA
- a CDS encoding prolyl oligopeptidase family serine peptidase, with translation MRSASIALIGAAAIAISAPMTAAAQDIAAPEYPETYQQDLVEEIFGQQIADPYRWLEDDVRNNPEVANWVEAQNTVTDAYLEQLPARAWFAERIGELYNYERFSTPVEKGGRYFYTRNTGLQNQSPLYYREGLDGEQKLLLDPNAWADDGATALGGWVPSPDGTKLLYSVQDGGTDWRIIRVMDIDTGEQIGDEIRWAKFTGLSWVGEDGFLYSRFPEPEEGEDFQALNYNQALFYHKLGTPQSDDVQVYATPDEPEAGHSAGVTSDGRWAVIYSSKGTDSRYEIHLVDLDARDTRGWEVMPLVEGFDHAWGVIDSIGDKLWVSTNKDAPLYRVMTVDLSGDEPVWAEIVPEQEQTLAGASMIGDRLVLSYLQDASSVARVFTFEGNERAPIELAGLGTVGGFRGDPGKSETFYSFSSYNRPTTIYRMDMATGETSIFAAPDLQFDPDDFAVEQRFYNSKDGTRVPMFIVRRKDVAESGAAAPTLLYGYGGFDISLTPGFSPSRMAWVEAGGAYVVANIRGGGEYGKAWHDGGRLDNKQNVFDDFIAAGEFLIAEGITPQDGLAIQGGSNGGLLVGAVANQRPDLFAAGNAAVGVMDMLRFDRFTAGRYWVDDYGYPSKEDDFAVLRAYSPYHNIAANTAYPALLVTTADTDDRVVPGHSFKYTAALQAANLGPRPQLIRIETRAGHGSGKPTDKAIEEAADVLGFLAYWTKLSPE, from the coding sequence ATGCGTTCTGCATCCATCGCCCTTATCGGAGCTGCCGCCATCGCAATTTCCGCCCCCATGACTGCGGCTGCGCAGGATATTGCCGCTCCCGAATATCCCGAGACTTACCAGCAGGACCTGGTGGAGGAGATCTTCGGGCAGCAGATCGCCGATCCCTATCGCTGGCTGGAGGACGATGTTCGCAACAATCCCGAAGTCGCGAATTGGGTCGAAGCGCAGAATACCGTCACCGACGCATACCTCGAACAGCTGCCGGCCCGCGCGTGGTTCGCCGAGCGGATTGGCGAGCTCTACAATTACGAGCGTTTCTCCACGCCGGTGGAGAAGGGCGGACGCTATTTCTACACCCGCAACACCGGCCTGCAGAACCAGAGCCCGCTATATTACCGCGAAGGCCTGGACGGCGAGCAGAAGCTGCTGCTGGACCCCAACGCCTGGGCCGATGACGGCGCGACGGCGCTGGGCGGCTGGGTGCCCAGTCCGGATGGCACGAAGCTGCTTTATTCGGTGCAGGACGGCGGCACGGACTGGCGGATCATCCGCGTGATGGACATCGACACCGGCGAACAGATCGGTGACGAGATTCGCTGGGCGAAGTTCACCGGCCTGAGCTGGGTGGGCGAGGACGGCTTCCTCTACTCCCGCTTCCCCGAGCCGGAGGAGGGCGAGGACTTCCAGGCGCTGAATTACAACCAGGCCCTGTTCTACCACAAGCTCGGCACGCCGCAGAGCGATGACGTGCAGGTCTATGCCACGCCGGACGAGCCCGAGGCGGGCCATTCCGCTGGCGTTACCAGCGATGGCCGCTGGGCGGTCATCTACAGCTCCAAGGGCACGGATTCGCGCTACGAAATCCACCTGGTGGACCTGGATGCGCGCGACACCAGGGGCTGGGAAGTCATGCCGCTGGTGGAAGGCTTCGACCACGCCTGGGGCGTGATCGATTCCATCGGGGACAAACTGTGGGTCTCCACCAACAAGGACGCGCCGCTTTACCGGGTAATGACGGTGGACCTGTCCGGCGATGAGCCGGTCTGGGCCGAGATCGTGCCGGAGCAGGAGCAGACGCTGGCCGGCGCGAGCATGATCGGTGACCGGCTTGTCCTGTCTTACCTGCAGGACGCCAGCAGCGTCGCGCGCGTCTTCACCTTCGAGGGCAATGAACGCGCACCGATCGAACTGGCAGGGCTGGGCACGGTCGGCGGTTTCCGGGGCGATCCGGGCAAGAGCGAGACGTTCTACAGCTTCTCCAGCTACAACCGCCCGACAACCATTTACCGCATGGACATGGCGACCGGCGAGACCAGCATCTTCGCCGCGCCGGACCTGCAGTTCGACCCGGACGATTTCGCAGTCGAGCAGCGTTTCTACAATTCCAAGGACGGGACGCGGGTCCCAATGTTCATTGTACGCCGCAAGGATGTGGCGGAAAGCGGCGCTGCCGCCCCGACGCTGCTTTACGGTTATGGCGGCTTCGACATCTCGCTCACCCCCGGTTTCAGCCCCAGCCGCATGGCCTGGGTGGAAGCGGGCGGTGCCTATGTGGTCGCCAACATCCGCGGCGGCGGTGAATACGGCAAGGCCTGGCACGATGGTGGCCGGCTCGACAACAAGCAGAACGTGTTCGACGATTTCATCGCGGCGGGCGAGTTCCTGATTGCCGAGGGCATCACGCCGCAGGACGGCCTCGCCATCCAGGGCGGCTCCAACGGCGGCCTTCTGGTCGGCGCGGTCGCCAACCAGCGTCCGGACCTGTTCGCGGCGGGCAATGCGGCCGTGGGCGTGATGGACATGCTGCGTTTCGATCGCTTCACTGCGGGCCGGTACTGGGTGGACGATTACGGCTACCCTTCCAAGGAAGACGATTTCGCGGTGCTGCGCGCCTATTCGCCGTATCACAACATCGCCGCCAATACGGCTTATCCGGCACTGCTGGTGACGACGGCGGATACGGATGACCGCGTGGTGCCTGGTCATAGCTTCAAGTATACCGCTGCCCTGCAAGCGGCGAATTTGGGGCCGAGGCCGCAGCTCATCCGCATCGAGACGCGGGCCGGCCATGGCAGCGGCAAGCCGACCGACAAGGCGATCGAGGAAGCGGCCGATGTGCTGGGCTTCCTGGCCTATTGGACCAAGCTTTCTCCGGAATAA
- a CDS encoding trimeric intracellular cation channel family protein — protein sequence MPELIPTPLLGAFDLLGVAVFALSGALVAAREKQTFVTMAFFALVTGVGGGTVRDLLIGIPAFWARDPWIAPVCLIVALLVWFTPTRWWERKVLDYTDAVGLTAYAVLGTAKAIAYGIAPVPAVLMGVITGTVGGVIRDVIAGRPSILMRPEMYVTAAFVSASGCAIGLYFDWPRVPVWIGATAAGLALRWAAIRWSLVLPPYSRNQ from the coding sequence ATGCCTGAGCTGATCCCAACTCCTCTGCTTGGCGCGTTCGACCTGCTCGGCGTGGCTGTGTTTGCCCTGTCCGGCGCGCTTGTCGCCGCGCGTGAGAAGCAGACCTTCGTCACCATGGCCTTCTTCGCACTGGTCACGGGCGTGGGTGGCGGCACGGTGCGCGATCTGCTGATCGGCATCCCGGCATTCTGGGCCCGCGACCCATGGATCGCGCCCGTCTGCCTGATCGTGGCGCTGCTGGTGTGGTTTACGCCCACCCGCTGGTGGGAGCGCAAGGTGCTCGATTACACCGACGCCGTGGGCCTGACGGCCTATGCCGTGCTGGGAACCGCAAAGGCCATCGCCTATGGTATCGCGCCCGTTCCGGCGGTCCTGATGGGTGTCATCACCGGCACTGTGGGCGGCGTGATCCGGGACGTGATTGCCGGCCGCCCCAGCATCCTGATGCGGCCGGAAATGTATGTGACCGCGGCCTTCGTATCGGCCAGCGGCTGCGCCATCGGCCTGTATTTCGACTGGCCGCGCGTCCCTGTATGGATCGGCGCGACAGCGGCGGGGCTGGCGCTGCGCTGGGCGGCAATCAGGTGGAGCCTGGTGCTGCCGCCCTATTCACGCAATCAATAG
- a CDS encoding VOC family protein → MNLPPFHLAFPVHDLAAAREFWGGVMGCTEGRSSEDWCDFDFYGHQIVAHQAPAAVAKVAGAHNEVDGHDVPVPHFGLVLAMQDWRELAERLRGAGVTFEIEPHIRFEGQAGEQATMFFRDPSGNAVEIKAMADPERLFARD, encoded by the coding sequence ATGAACCTGCCCCCGTTCCACCTCGCCTTCCCCGTACATGACCTCGCAGCTGCGCGGGAGTTCTGGGGCGGCGTCATGGGCTGCACGGAGGGGCGCAGCAGCGAGGACTGGTGCGATTTCGACTTCTACGGCCACCAGATCGTGGCGCACCAGGCACCGGCCGCCGTGGCCAAGGTTGCAGGCGCGCATAACGAGGTGGACGGCCATGACGTGCCGGTGCCGCATTTCGGACTTGTGCTGGCGATGCAGGATTGGCGCGAGCTGGCAGAGCGGCTGCGCGGTGCGGGCGTGACGTTCGAGATCGAACCCCACATCCGCTTCGAAGGTCAGGCCGGCGAACAGGCGACGATGTTCTTTCGCGATCCCAGCGGCAATGCCGTGGAGATCAAGGCCATGGCCGACCCGGAAAGGCTGTTTGCCCGCGATTAG
- the lpdA gene encoding dihydrolipoyl dehydrogenase: MADPNYDYDVLVIGAGPGGYVAAIRAAQLGLKVACVEGRETLGGTCLNVGCIPSKALLHASEYFDAATNGTMADMGIEVKPKLNLEKMHGQRRDAVKGLTGGIEFLFKKNKVDWLKGYGTFTDAHTVKVGDKSYTAKDVVIATGSSVTPLPGVDVDNDGGIVVDSTGALELAKVPQHMVVIGGGVIGLELGSVWRRLGAKVTCVEFLDEILPGMDGDIRKEARKIFKKQGIEFKLSTKVTGVAVKGKKATLTMEPSAGGDAETIEVDCVLVSIGRRPNTDGLGLDAIGLETNKRGQIETDHEFRTAVDGVWAIGDVVPGPMLAHKAEDEGIAVAENIAGQTGIVNHDIIPSVVYTWPEIAGVGLTTEEAIEKMGGDKKAVKVGKFPMMANSRAKTNHEPDGFVKVIAEAESDRVLGVWCIASVAGTMIAEAGIAMEFGATSEDIAYTCHAHPTHAEAMKEAAMAVQGKAIHV; this comes from the coding sequence ATGGCTGACCCCAATTACGATTACGACGTCCTTGTCATCGGTGCCGGTCCCGGCGGTTATGTCGCGGCGATCCGCGCAGCGCAGCTGGGCCTGAAGGTCGCCTGCGTGGAAGGCCGCGAGACGCTGGGCGGGACCTGCCTCAACGTCGGGTGCATCCCGTCCAAGGCGCTGCTGCATGCCAGCGAGTATTTCGATGCCGCCACCAACGGCACGATGGCCGACATGGGTATCGAGGTGAAGCCGAAGCTGAACCTGGAAAAGATGCACGGCCAGCGCCGCGATGCGGTGAAGGGCCTGACGGGCGGGATCGAATTCCTGTTCAAGAAGAACAAGGTGGATTGGCTGAAGGGCTATGGCACCTTCACCGACGCGCACACCGTGAAGGTTGGCGACAAGAGCTACACCGCGAAGGACGTGGTCATCGCCACCGGCTCCAGCGTCACCCCGCTGCCGGGTGTCGATGTGGACAACGATGGCGGGATCGTGGTCGATTCAACCGGCGCGCTGGAACTGGCTAAGGTGCCGCAGCACATGGTGGTGATCGGCGGCGGCGTTATCGGCCTGGAGCTGGGCAGCGTGTGGCGCCGCCTTGGCGCGAAGGTCACCTGCGTCGAATTCCTCGACGAAATCCTGCCCGGCATGGACGGCGATATCCGCAAGGAAGCCCGCAAGATCTTCAAGAAGCAGGGCATCGAATTCAAGCTTTCGACCAAGGTCACCGGCGTAGCCGTGAAGGGCAAGAAGGCCACGCTGACCATGGAACCCTCCGCTGGCGGCGATGCGGAGACGATCGAGGTGGACTGCGTGCTGGTGTCCATCGGCCGCCGTCCCAATACTGACGGGCTCGGCCTCGATGCCATCGGACTGGAAACCAACAAGCGTGGCCAGATCGAGACGGATCACGAGTTCCGCACTGCCGTGGACGGCGTCTGGGCCATCGGGGACGTGGTGCCCGGCCCCATGCTGGCGCACAAGGCGGAGGATGAAGGTATTGCCGTGGCGGAAAACATCGCCGGGCAAACTGGCATCGTGAATCACGATATCATCCCCTCCGTTGTCTACACCTGGCCGGAAATTGCCGGCGTGGGCCTGACGACAGAAGAGGCCATCGAGAAGATGGGCGGCGACAAGAAGGCCGTGAAGGTCGGCAAGTTCCCGATGATGGCCAACAGCCGCGCCAAGACCAATCACGAGCCCGACGGCTTCGTGAAGGTCATCGCCGAGGCGGAGAGCGACCGCGTGCTGGGCGTGTGGTGCATCGCCAGCGTGGCGGGCACGATGATCGCCGAAGCAGGCATCGCCATGGAATTCGGCGCGACGAGCGAGGACATCGCTTACACCTGCCATGCCCACCCGACCCATGCGGAAGCCATGAAGGAAGCCGCAATGGCCGTGCAAGGCAAGGCGATCCACGTCTGA
- a CDS encoding methyltransferase domain-containing protein, translating to MNSSLKTSLSTRFRNARDVKLRDALARAPRHGEALRILDLGGRTEYWKRVGYDFLTELGVSITLQNLHESEIVPDPGAPKGLFDWAIGNACDLDHADKSFDFTHSNSVIEHVGLWREMEAFASEARRVGVSYYVQTPNFWFPVEPHFWSFPMNHWLPRPMRAGLMRHMKLATAGKAKDVGEAYRFVDSARLLTKGQMRFLFPEAEISAERVALLPKSLIATYIGSTSKSPTGAKQEGLHG from the coding sequence ATGAACAGCAGCCTGAAGACGAGCCTGTCGACCCGTTTCCGCAATGCGCGGGACGTGAAGCTGCGCGATGCCCTGGCGCGCGCGCCGCGGCATGGGGAGGCGCTGCGCATCCTCGACCTGGGCGGCCGGACAGAATACTGGAAGCGCGTCGGCTATGATTTCCTGACGGAGCTGGGCGTGTCGATCACGCTGCAGAACCTGCACGAGAGCGAAATCGTCCCCGATCCGGGCGCTCCGAAAGGCCTGTTCGACTGGGCGATCGGCAATGCCTGCGACCTGGACCATGCAGACAAGAGCTTCGATTTCACCCATTCCAATTCGGTGATCGAACATGTCGGCCTGTGGCGCGAGATGGAAGCCTTTGCCTCAGAGGCGCGCCGTGTCGGCGTGTCCTATTACGTGCAGACGCCGAATTTCTGGTTCCCGGTGGAGCCGCACTTCTGGTCCTTCCCGATGAACCACTGGCTGCCGCGCCCCATGCGCGCCGGGCTGATGCGCCACATGAAGCTGGCCACCGCTGGCAAGGCGAAGGACGTGGGCGAGGCCTATCGCTTCGTCGACAGCGCGCGCCTGCTGACGAAGGGGCAGATGCGCTTCCTGTTTCCCGAAGCCGAAATTTCCGCAGAGCGCGTGGCGCTCCTGCCAAAATCGCTGATCGCAACCTATATAGGTTCCACCTCGAAATCGCCCACGGGCGCGAAGCAAGAAGGTCTCCATGGCTGA
- the odhB gene encoding 2-oxoglutarate dehydrogenase complex dihydrolipoyllysine-residue succinyltransferase yields the protein MTQEVKVPTLGESVTEATVGEWLKQPGDAVAQDEPIASLETDKVAVEVPSPVAGVLGTQEVSVGDTVEVGALLATIEEGGAPAGDGEEAGRAAQAREQEKQIDQETAAVASGEASSGGDVPTMSPAVRRAVLEHGLDPTTIKGSGKDGRLTKEDVLAAAKAKGSTPAPSQSAPASPAPSPAPAPATSAKGERRTERVKMTRLRQTIAKRLKGAQEEAALLTTFNDCDMTAVIEAREAYKEVFAKKHGIKLGFMSFFAKAACLALKDVPAVNAQIDGDEIVYHDFVDISVAVSAPNGLVVPVVRNVESMSFAEVEQAIAGYGKKAKEGSLTMDDMTGGTFTISNGGVFGSLMSTPIINPPQSAVLGLHRIEDRPVAINGEVVIRPMMYLALSYDHRIIDGREAVTALKIMKEAIEDPMRMLIDL from the coding sequence ATGACGCAGGAAGTCAAAGTCCCCACGCTGGGCGAATCGGTCACCGAAGCGACCGTTGGCGAATGGCTGAAGCAGCCCGGCGATGCCGTGGCGCAGGACGAGCCGATCGCCAGCCTGGAGACCGACAAGGTCGCCGTGGAAGTGCCCTCCCCCGTGGCCGGCGTTCTGGGCACGCAGGAAGTCTCCGTCGGCGATACGGTGGAAGTGGGCGCCCTGCTCGCCACCATCGAGGAAGGCGGCGCCCCTGCCGGTGACGGCGAGGAAGCCGGCCGCGCTGCGCAGGCGCGCGAGCAGGAAAAGCAGATCGACCAGGAAACCGCAGCCGTCGCGAGCGGCGAGGCCTCGTCCGGCGGCGATGTGCCGACCATGTCCCCGGCCGTGCGCCGCGCCGTGCTGGAACACGGGCTGGACCCCACCACCATCAAGGGCAGCGGCAAGGATGGCCGGCTGACCAAGGAAGACGTGCTGGCCGCGGCCAAGGCGAAAGGCAGCACGCCTGCCCCGTCGCAGTCCGCACCGGCAAGCCCGGCCCCCTCGCCCGCGCCTGCCCCGGCAACCTCCGCCAAGGGTGAGCGCCGGACCGAACGCGTGAAGATGACGCGCCTGCGCCAGACCATCGCCAAGCGGCTGAAGGGCGCGCAGGAAGAAGCCGCGCTGCTGACCACCTTCAACGATTGCGACATGACCGCCGTGATCGAGGCGCGCGAGGCCTACAAGGAAGTCTTCGCCAAGAAGCACGGCATCAAGCTGGGCTTCATGTCCTTCTTCGCCAAGGCAGCCTGCCTCGCGCTGAAGGACGTGCCCGCCGTCAATGCGCAGATCGACGGGGACGAGATCGTCTATCACGACTTTGTCGACATCTCCGTCGCCGTCAGCGCGCCCAATGGCCTCGTCGTGCCGGTCGTCCGCAACGTCGAAAGCATGAGCTTTGCCGAAGTGGAGCAGGCGATTGCCGGATATGGCAAGAAGGCCAAGGAAGGCAGCCTGACCATGGATGACATGACGGGCGGCACCTTCACAATTTCCAATGGCGGCGTGTTCGGATCGCTGATGTCCACGCCCATCATCAACCCGCCGCAGAGCGCGGTGCTGGGCCTCCACCGGATCGAGGATCGCCCCGTTGCCATCAATGGCGAAGTGGTCATCCGCCCGATGATGTACCTGGCGCTCAGCTATGACCACCGCATCATCGACGGCCGCGAGGCCGTGACGGCGCTGAAGATCATGAAGGAAGCGATCGAGGATCCGATGCGGATGCTCATCGATCTCTGA